In Bryobacteraceae bacterium, the following proteins share a genomic window:
- a CDS encoding twin-arginine translocase TatA/TatE family subunit: MGPLGLQETIVIFVLALLIFGPKKLPELGKTIGKAMTEFRRASSELRSTWDREMSALEKENESLASETRKLENEINTSYSYDESYNSSYYDSGYEYGYGAEPDGTTAQSTDSSTVGASATEGAEQTATATETVTAAAETTPETSAPAAAPDSSAPANGAEAPDAVRS, from the coding sequence ATGGGTCCGCTGGGCTTGCAAGAAACGATTGTCATCTTTGTCCTTGCCTTGCTCATTTTCGGCCCGAAGAAGTTGCCGGAGTTGGGCAAGACCATAGGCAAGGCGATGACAGAATTCCGGCGCGCGTCGAGTGAGCTCAGGTCCACCTGGGATCGCGAGATGTCGGCTCTGGAAAAGGAAAACGAGTCGCTGGCGAGCGAAACACGGAAGTTGGAGAACGAAATCAACACCTCGTACTCCTACGATGAAAGCTACAACAGCTCCTACTACGACTCAGGCTACGAATACGGGTATGGCGCGGAGCCAGACGGCACCACCGCGCAAAGCACGGATTCCTCAACGGTAGGCGCTTCCGCAACTGAGGGCGCCGAACAAACCGCCACCGCGACCGAAACGGTGACGGCCGCGGCCGAAACGACTCCGGAAACGTCCGCCCCCGCGGCGGCGCCGGATTCGAGCGCGCCGGCTAATGGAGCCGAAGCGCCAGACGCGGTCCGGAGCTAA
- a CDS encoding radical SAM protein — protein MDPPLIGIARLAHSAATLEAKRAVEYRELPSFQLLNRCTSSRVFFEWTINPYRGCEFACRYCYARYTHEFMELRDPALFDNRIFAKQWNPADFQAALRRLAPGQRIAIGTATDPYQPAERRYGLTRRVLEALAARKGLAVFITTKSDLVARDLDILAVLARQHRLRVHFTVTTVDAELARRIEPRAPRPDLRLGALAALATAGIETGVSCAPVLPLLTDSPASLDALAASSARAGAKWMGGGTVFLREPARQVFLEFLDREFPALAAKYRQRFSRSAYLRGDYVEMAQERIEEARRRHGLGSRPGDDPIPGPQLELDFGGDMLASA, from the coding sequence ATGGATCCCCCGCTGATAGGCATCGCGCGGCTGGCGCATTCGGCGGCGACTCTCGAAGCCAAGCGCGCGGTGGAGTACCGCGAGCTGCCCTCGTTCCAACTGCTGAACCGGTGCACGAGCTCGCGAGTGTTTTTCGAATGGACGATCAACCCGTACCGCGGGTGCGAGTTCGCATGCCGATACTGCTACGCGCGGTACACCCACGAATTCATGGAACTGCGGGATCCGGCGCTGTTCGACAACCGGATCTTCGCCAAGCAGTGGAACCCCGCCGACTTTCAAGCGGCGCTGCGGCGGCTGGCGCCGGGGCAGCGAATCGCCATCGGCACGGCGACGGATCCCTACCAGCCAGCCGAACGGCGCTACGGGTTGACGCGCCGTGTGCTCGAGGCGCTGGCGGCGCGCAAAGGGCTGGCGGTGTTCATCACGACGAAGTCCGACCTGGTCGCGCGCGATCTCGATATTCTCGCGGTGCTGGCCCGGCAGCATCGGCTGCGTGTGCACTTCACGGTGACGACGGTGGACGCGGAGCTGGCTCGAAGGATCGAGCCGCGCGCGCCGCGTCCGGATTTGCGGCTGGGAGCGCTGGCGGCGCTGGCGACGGCGGGGATCGAAACCGGAGTGTCGTGCGCGCCCGTGCTGCCGCTGCTCACCGATTCGCCGGCCAGTCTCGATGCGTTGGCGGCATCGTCGGCGCGAGCCGGAGCGAAGTGGATGGGCGGAGGGACGGTGTTCTTGCGCGAGCCGGCGCGACAAGTGTTTCTCGAATTCCTGGACCGCGAGTTTCCAGCGCTGGCTGCGAAATACAGGCAGCGCTTCTCGCGTTCGGCGTACCTGCGGGGAGACTACGTCGAAATGGCGCAAGAGCGAATCGAGGAGGCCCGGCGACGCCACGGACTGGGCAGCCGGCCGGGCGACGACCCGATTCCAGGGCCGCAGCTCGAACTCGATTTCGGCGGTGATATGCTGGCGTCTGCATGA
- a CDS encoding mannonate dehydratase: MNRRHFVALSAAAPAAAKALPANHPGNDYKPGKAVMHVGCQRGPTTDAFLNHLKRHGVDHACGYPETMPGGGFEVEHMERLIELGKKHGVSVDMIQFPLSSAYIGRSRSPAIMMGKPERDRDIDHCCQIIRNAAKAGIPCIKYNMTILGVLSTEPATGRGGLIQRSWDLAKAKQDPPLTEAGPAPAEAMWERIGYFVKRVAPVAEEYKVRLACHPHDPGVPPSGFRGVDRVLGTVDGLKRFISLVDSPYHGLNFCQGTVSEMLQDPGKEIHDVIRYFGKRRKIFNVHFRNIKGKRDKFVETYPDEGDVDFYKAMLTYKEVGYPYMMMPDHMPRHQADRGGNEAFAWAYGYIKALIQVARQS; the protein is encoded by the coding sequence ATGAATCGCAGACACTTCGTCGCTCTCTCCGCCGCCGCCCCGGCCGCGGCCAAAGCTCTACCCGCCAACCACCCCGGCAACGACTACAAACCCGGAAAAGCCGTGATGCACGTGGGGTGCCAGCGCGGCCCTACAACAGACGCGTTTCTGAATCATCTGAAGCGCCACGGAGTGGATCACGCGTGCGGTTACCCGGAGACGATGCCTGGCGGCGGCTTCGAAGTGGAGCACATGGAGCGGCTGATCGAGCTGGGCAAGAAGCACGGCGTTTCCGTGGATATGATCCAGTTCCCGCTTTCGTCGGCATACATCGGGCGTTCGCGCAGTCCGGCCATCATGATGGGGAAACCGGAGCGGGATCGCGACATCGACCACTGCTGCCAGATCATCCGCAACGCCGCCAAGGCGGGCATCCCCTGCATCAAATACAACATGACGATTCTCGGCGTGCTTTCCACCGAGCCGGCGACGGGCCGGGGCGGATTGATCCAGCGCTCGTGGGACCTCGCAAAGGCGAAACAGGATCCGCCGTTGACCGAGGCCGGTCCGGCGCCGGCCGAGGCCATGTGGGAGCGCATCGGCTACTTCGTGAAGCGGGTGGCGCCTGTGGCCGAGGAGTACAAGGTCCGGCTGGCGTGCCACCCGCACGACCCCGGCGTTCCGCCTTCGGGCTTCCGCGGTGTGGATCGCGTGCTCGGCACCGTCGACGGGCTGAAGAGGTTTATCTCGCTCGTCGACAGCCCGTATCACGGTTTGAACTTCTGCCAGGGCACGGTATCCGAGATGCTGCAGGATCCGGGGAAGGAGATCCACGACGTGATCCGCTACTTCGGAAAGCGTCGCAAGATTTTCAACGTCCACTTCCGGAACATCAAGGGCAAGCGCGACAAGTTCGTCGAGACATACCCGGACGAAGGCGATGTCGACTTCTACAAGGCGATGCTGACTTACAAGGAAGTCGGGTATCCGTACATGATGATGCCGGACCATATGCCGCGGCACCAGGCGGACCGGGGCGGCAACGAAGCGTTCGCCTGGGCGTATGGCTACATCAAGGCGCTGATCCAGGTGGCGCGCCAGAGTTAG
- a CDS encoding TonB-dependent receptor, with product MSRTQALLLVASFAAVSPVAPLSAQVLYGSLTGYVQDSAGAVVPGASIKLVNTGTSQEMVAQSNEIGVFTFPSLVAGSYDLSINASGFRPVTRRGIAITVNAVRREDVTLEIGQLTESITVEAGAVGLQADKADLHTELAAKDVVNMPLPRYRNYQSLINLVPGATPGRYQNSIQAAPARALSTNVNGVNRNNNATRIDGALSVFLWLPHHTAYVPPAETIETVNIATNNFDAEQGFAGGASITVITKSGTNELHGSAWAFNDNVKLQARNFFNPGVKPKNNNNIDGVTLGGPVKRNKLFYFFGWEGVHERQGSTNILTVPTAEHRAGNFSTVSAVIYDPATGAASGAGRTAFPGNQIPLSRQSPIVRKIQDLIPLPNRGGFGSNYLTGGSQRLDKNNFDTKINWNRTSNNMIWGKYSIMNAVVACNPAFGEGGGAALCPSGSSIGDGSLRTQVATIGSNYVFSPRLLWDGVVGWTRQGQGITGFAYGDFPGRDLGIPGVSGGSNDVRDSGAPVIIISGYTNHLSDTDTRPFFAHDSSWTTQQNFSLTHGRHDVRFGFEGIRHVLNHYNPDGGGNGGAVGRFEFGQGITSTPGATLSQYNAYASYLLGLPQTMRRSPQFETMTAYNMQLGWYVRDRWQVTQKLTVSAGLRYELFPLQTRAGRGGIEGYDTATNDVLVGGLGGVPKNVGVSTSKKLFAPRIGIAYRVSPTTVIRTGYGLTYNPMPLARPLRGFFPLVFAATFNSANSFQPFRPLDQGIPSISLPDISSGRVQLPPTAAMRFVSGSELVRGYVQSWNFAIERELPAKIVASVAYVGTQTTHSFADREINAASPGAGTAGRPLNVKFGRSVDTWAWNGYLSANYHALQVAANRRVSDGLVLKGAYTYSKAINFTDEDGWTGTLMYNWEPVFSRNRAQAGYNIPHTLQMGFVYELPAGKGKKFATSGPAMWVLGGWQVNGVFAAYQGRPFTVSAAAGALNAPGNSQTADQVKSEVTQLGGIGPGKPFYDPTAFAAPTGVRFGASGRNLLRGPGAVNLDLGLFRRIPVWERVNLEIRAEAANFSNTPHFNNPASNVNGANFMVITSAMPDQRQVRLGLRLAW from the coding sequence ATGAGTCGCACTCAGGCTCTGCTGTTGGTTGCCTCGTTCGCGGCCGTTTCCCCCGTCGCTCCTCTTTCCGCTCAAGTCCTATATGGATCCTTGACCGGCTATGTCCAAGATTCCGCGGGCGCGGTTGTTCCTGGCGCCAGCATCAAGCTCGTGAACACGGGCACTTCGCAGGAAATGGTCGCCCAATCCAATGAGATCGGCGTCTTCACGTTCCCCAGCCTCGTCGCCGGCTCGTACGATCTTTCGATCAACGCCTCCGGTTTCCGCCCGGTGACCCGGCGCGGCATCGCGATCACGGTGAACGCCGTCCGCCGCGAGGACGTCACGCTCGAGATCGGCCAGTTGACCGAAAGCATCACCGTCGAAGCCGGCGCCGTCGGCCTCCAAGCGGACAAAGCGGACCTGCACACAGAACTCGCCGCCAAAGACGTCGTCAACATGCCGCTGCCGCGCTATCGGAACTACCAGAGCCTGATCAATCTCGTGCCCGGCGCAACGCCCGGCCGATACCAGAACTCGATTCAGGCGGCGCCGGCGCGCGCGCTCTCCACCAACGTCAACGGCGTGAACCGCAACAACAACGCCACGCGGATCGACGGCGCGTTGAGCGTGTTCCTGTGGCTGCCGCACCATACCGCCTACGTGCCGCCGGCCGAGACGATCGAAACCGTGAACATCGCGACGAACAACTTCGATGCCGAGCAGGGCTTCGCCGGCGGCGCGTCCATCACGGTGATCACCAAGTCCGGCACCAACGAGTTGCACGGTTCCGCCTGGGCCTTCAACGATAACGTGAAGCTGCAGGCGCGGAACTTCTTCAACCCCGGCGTGAAGCCGAAAAACAACAACAACATCGACGGCGTTACGCTCGGCGGGCCGGTGAAGCGCAACAAACTCTTCTACTTCTTCGGATGGGAAGGCGTCCATGAGCGGCAGGGTTCCACAAATATCCTCACCGTTCCGACGGCCGAGCACCGGGCCGGCAACTTCTCCACCGTCAGCGCCGTGATCTACGACCCGGCCACGGGGGCTGCGAGCGGGGCCGGCCGCACCGCGTTCCCGGGCAACCAGATCCCGCTGAGCCGCCAAAGCCCGATCGTCCGGAAGATTCAGGACCTCATCCCGCTGCCCAATCGCGGAGGTTTCGGCTCCAACTATCTCACTGGCGGTTCCCAGCGGCTCGACAAGAACAATTTCGACACGAAGATCAACTGGAACCGAACCTCGAACAACATGATCTGGGGCAAATACTCGATCATGAACGCCGTTGTCGCCTGCAATCCCGCGTTCGGCGAGGGCGGCGGCGCGGCGCTGTGCCCGTCCGGCTCGAGCATCGGCGACGGCTCCCTCCGGACGCAGGTGGCCACCATCGGCAGCAACTACGTCTTCTCGCCTCGGCTGCTTTGGGACGGCGTCGTCGGGTGGACCCGCCAGGGGCAGGGAATCACCGGCTTTGCCTACGGCGACTTCCCCGGGCGCGACCTGGGCATTCCAGGCGTCAGCGGCGGCTCCAACGATGTCCGCGATAGCGGCGCTCCTGTCATCATCATCTCCGGCTACACGAACCACCTAAGCGATACCGACACGCGCCCCTTCTTCGCGCACGATTCCTCCTGGACCACCCAGCAGAACTTCTCCCTAACCCACGGCCGCCACGACGTCCGCTTCGGCTTCGAAGGCATCCGCCACGTGCTCAATCACTACAATCCCGATGGCGGCGGCAACGGTGGCGCGGTGGGCCGGTTCGAATTCGGCCAGGGCATCACCTCCACGCCCGGCGCCACGCTGAGCCAGTACAACGCCTATGCTTCCTACCTGCTCGGCCTGCCGCAAACCATGCGCCGCTCGCCGCAGTTCGAGACGATGACCGCGTACAACATGCAGCTCGGCTGGTACGTGCGCGACCGCTGGCAGGTGACGCAGAAGCTGACCGTCTCCGCCGGGCTGCGCTACGAGCTGTTTCCGCTGCAGACTCGCGCCGGCCGCGGCGGCATTGAGGGCTACGACACAGCCACCAACGATGTGCTCGTCGGCGGCCTCGGCGGCGTCCCCAAGAACGTCGGCGTGTCCACCAGCAAGAAACTCTTCGCGCCGCGGATCGGCATCGCCTACCGCGTCAGCCCGACCACGGTGATCCGCACCGGCTACGGCCTCACCTACAACCCGATGCCGCTGGCGCGCCCGCTGCGCGGTTTCTTCCCGCTGGTGTTCGCGGCCACGTTCAACTCCGCGAACTCGTTCCAGCCGTTCCGCCCGCTCGATCAGGGCATCCCCTCGATCTCCCTTCCCGACATCAGCAGCGGCCGCGTGCAACTGCCGCCCACCGCGGCGATGCGTTTCGTTTCCGGTTCGGAGCTGGTGCGCGGCTACGTGCAGTCCTGGAACTTCGCCATCGAGCGGGAACTACCGGCCAAGATCGTAGCTTCGGTGGCCTACGTCGGCACGCAGACCACGCATAGCTTCGCCGATCGCGAGATCAACGCGGCCTCGCCCGGCGCCGGCACCGCTGGCCGCCCCCTCAACGTGAAGTTTGGCCGCAGCGTGGATACCTGGGCATGGAACGGATACCTCAGCGCGAACTACCACGCGCTGCAGGTGGCGGCCAACCGGCGCGTCTCCGACGGGCTGGTTCTGAAGGGCGCCTACACGTACTCGAAGGCGATCAATTTCACCGACGAAGACGGCTGGACCGGTACGCTCATGTACAACTGGGAGCCGGTCTTCTCCCGCAACCGAGCCCAGGCCGGTTACAACATCCCGCACACGCTCCAGATGGGCTTCGTCTACGAACTTCCCGCGGGCAAGGGGAAGAAGTTCGCCACCTCCGGCCCGGCGATGTGGGTGCTTGGCGGGTGGCAGGTGAACGGCGTTTTCGCCGCCTATCAGGGCCGCCCGTTCACCGTCTCCGCCGCCGCCGGCGCACTGAACGCCCCCGGCAATTCGCAGACCGCGGACCAGGTGAAATCGGAAGTCACCCAACTCGGCGGCATTGGCCCGGGCAAGCCGTTCTACGACCCCACCGCGTTCGCCGCCCCAACCGGCGTGCGCTTCGGCGCCAGCGGCCGGAATCTCTTGCGTGGGCCTGGCGCCGTGAATCTCGACCTCGGCCTGTTCCGCCGCATCCCGGTGTGGGAGCGCGTGAATCTCGAGATCCGCGCCGAGGCGGCGAACTTCTCGAACACGCCGCATTTCAACAACCCCGCTTCGAATGTCAACGGCGCCAATTTCATGGTGATCACCAGCGCCATGCCGGATCAGCGCCAGGTGCGGCTCGGTCTGCGCCTCGCCTGGTAG
- a CDS encoding c-type cytochrome: MRAQRWLPNASLAAVSLLALSSMPAQQSKVEMKSIPDVAPDGARMFRSYCSACHGPGGKGDGPAASALKTRPANLTRLTANHGGVFPANSVLVSLRTGGGTHGSSEMPVWGDVFRQSNYSESDIFMRTYNLVRYVESIQDTAPAPKADPVTPARLRKITDVRPSMGGEMFRSYCSSCHGVDGRGAGPAAAGLKTTPPDLTHLRGPDGKFPFAKVESLLMRPDAGVHGSTEMPLWGDLFRRTGEGVDLRKLRTHNITRHIERLQQ; this comes from the coding sequence ATGCGAGCCCAACGTTGGCTGCCGAATGCTTCCTTGGCGGCGGTCTCTCTCCTCGCGTTGTCTTCCATGCCCGCGCAGCAGTCCAAGGTGGAAATGAAGAGCATTCCGGATGTCGCGCCCGACGGCGCGCGCATGTTCCGTAGCTATTGCTCGGCTTGCCACGGCCCCGGTGGAAAGGGCGACGGGCCGGCCGCTTCCGCGTTGAAGACGCGGCCCGCGAACCTGACGCGGCTTACCGCCAACCACGGCGGAGTCTTTCCCGCCAACTCCGTGTTGGTCTCCCTCCGCACCGGAGGCGGCACTCACGGAAGCTCCGAGATGCCGGTTTGGGGCGATGTCTTCCGGCAGTCGAACTACAGTGAGTCCGACATCTTCATGCGAACGTACAACCTGGTGCGCTACGTGGAATCGATCCAGGACACCGCGCCCGCTCCGAAGGCCGACCCGGTGACGCCGGCGCGCCTTCGCAAGATCACCGACGTTCGGCCTTCCATGGGTGGCGAGATGTTCCGTTCCTACTGTTCGTCGTGCCACGGCGTCGATGGCCGCGGCGCCGGTCCCGCCGCGGCGGGGCTGAAGACCACGCCGCCCGATCTCACCCACCTCCGCGGACCCGATGGAAAGTTCCCCTTCGCGAAAGTCGAGAGCCTACTCATGCGGCCGGACGCCGGCGTCCATGGCTCCACGGAAATGCCTTTGTGGGGCGACCTGTTTCGCCGCACTGGCGAAGGCGTCGACCTCCGCAAACTGCGAACGCATAACATCACCCGGCACATCGAGCGGCTCCAGCAGTAG
- the mreD gene encoding rod shape-determining protein MreD, translated as MTEFSDHLLGQRGRPRRRRIRPVAFLLVPAAAILFQVYAPRFAWQLGFLELPLLVTVYFALLRREPVAGLMAGCVIGLAQDVLSHNPLGVFGISKTLVGYFAASLSQRVDVENGAVRFLLGFFFYFFHQFTFWVLVSSLLNQPFALGFLETLLFGVLNAAVAVPLYAMLDRL; from the coding sequence ATGACGGAGTTCTCCGACCATTTACTCGGCCAGCGAGGCCGGCCGCGCCGCCGCCGCATCCGTCCCGTCGCATTTCTGCTGGTGCCCGCCGCGGCCATTCTGTTTCAGGTCTATGCGCCCCGGTTTGCCTGGCAGTTGGGGTTTCTCGAACTCCCGCTGTTGGTCACCGTCTACTTCGCGTTGCTACGGCGCGAGCCCGTGGCCGGCCTGATGGCGGGCTGTGTCATCGGCCTGGCGCAGGACGTCCTTTCTCACAATCCATTGGGCGTGTTCGGAATCTCGAAGACGCTCGTCGGGTACTTCGCTGCCTCGCTGAGCCAGCGCGTGGACGTGGAGAACGGCGCCGTCCGCTTTCTCCTTGGATTCTTTTTCTACTTCTTCCACCAGTTCACCTTCTGGGTGCTCGTAAGCAGCCTGCTGAACCAGCCCTTCGCGCTGGGTTTCCTTGAGACCCTGCTGTTTGGCGTGCTGAACGCCGCCGTGGCCGTGCCGCTCTACGCCATGCTGGACCGGCTCTAG
- the mreC gene encoding rod shape-determining protein MreC, which translates to MESILNRYRNVTVLVIVLGAQLLLLAYQVKSRQEVPAIRGWAVAAYVPVAKVLEAVRANTIGLLDRYSDLLRAQDQNRQLSHELQRLTLENQFLKTELASADRAKALVIFRETSPHRLLAARVVGMVTGGAREVFIDRGSKDGVKKGMAVITPEGIAGKVTAAYPSGAQVLLLTDPTFRAGVISAKNRTRGLVKGQGHGTVLVEYIPNEFPVTVGEWFYTSGDDRIFPKGLPVGQVHVARPGKMFFQEVFVVPSGLKMGLEEVLVVLNGVHQEIPDQGEPSSEFSVLPPPPAEQTAVPADAPVTPAGFDTEADDVLSRYRANRGQPPKTIPPDPVSPPSAPAPAEGQTTAAPPRQ; encoded by the coding sequence ATGGAATCGATTCTCAATCGGTACCGCAACGTCACGGTCCTGGTGATCGTGCTCGGGGCGCAGTTGCTGCTGCTTGCCTACCAGGTGAAGAGCCGCCAGGAAGTCCCCGCCATTCGTGGATGGGCGGTGGCCGCCTATGTTCCGGTGGCCAAGGTGCTCGAAGCCGTCCGCGCCAACACGATCGGGCTGCTCGATCGCTATTCGGACCTCCTGCGCGCGCAGGACCAGAACCGTCAGTTGTCCCACGAACTCCAGCGCCTTACGCTCGAAAACCAGTTCCTCAAAACCGAACTCGCCAGCGCGGACCGCGCCAAGGCGCTCGTCATTTTCCGCGAGACTAGCCCGCACCGGCTGCTGGCGGCGCGCGTGGTGGGCATGGTTACCGGCGGCGCACGCGAGGTCTTTATTGACCGCGGCTCGAAGGACGGCGTGAAGAAAGGGATGGCGGTAATCACGCCGGAAGGCATTGCCGGCAAGGTCACCGCCGCGTATCCATCGGGAGCGCAGGTTTTGTTGCTCACCGATCCCACCTTCCGCGCCGGCGTGATCTCCGCGAAGAACCGCACGCGTGGTCTGGTGAAGGGCCAGGGCCACGGGACCGTGCTCGTCGAGTACATCCCGAACGAGTTTCCGGTGACGGTCGGGGAGTGGTTTTACACTTCCGGAGACGACCGCATCTTCCCGAAAGGGCTGCCCGTCGGCCAAGTCCACGTCGCGCGCCCCGGCAAGATGTTTTTCCAGGAGGTATTCGTCGTCCCGTCCGGTCTCAAAATGGGGCTGGAGGAAGTCCTCGTGGTTCTCAATGGAGTGCATCAGGAGATTCCCGATCAGGGCGAGCCGAGCTCCGAGTTCTCCGTTCTCCCGCCGCCTCCGGCCGAACAAACCGCGGTTCCCGCCGACGCGCCCGTGACGCCGGCCGGCTTCGACACCGAGGCCGACGACGTTCTCTCTCGCTACCGCGCCAATCGCGGCCAGCCCCCCAAGACGATTCCGCCGGATCCGGTGTCGCCACCCTCGGCGCCGGCTCCCGCCGAGGGACAGACAACCGCCGCTCCGCCACGCCAATGA
- a CDS encoding rod shape-determining protein has translation MNLRSIFSLFSSDLAIDLGTANTLVYAKGRGIVVNEPSIVAINKTNGEVEAVGREAKDMLGRTPGNIVAIRPMKDGVIADFKVTERMLNYFIQKAHGRKMLVHPRIVIGVPSEITQVEKRAVIDSAYRAKASEVHLVEQAMVAAIGAGLPITEPSGNMVVDIGGGTTDVAVISLSGIVYSRSVRVAGNEIDEAIIQYLKRKYNLLIGERTAEQIKMQIGSAYPLEKPLTMEIKGRNLIEGVPRTITIDDSEIRESISECVATILNAIRVALERTPPELSADISDRGIVLTGGGAMLKNLDKRIREETGLPVSIAEDPLASVVLGTGRMLTEFKLLRRIAIE, from the coding sequence ATGAATCTTCGTTCGATTTTCAGTCTCTTCTCGTCCGATCTCGCGATCGACCTTGGGACGGCGAACACGCTTGTCTACGCCAAGGGCCGCGGCATCGTTGTCAACGAGCCGTCCATCGTCGCGATCAACAAGACGAACGGAGAAGTGGAAGCAGTGGGGCGCGAGGCCAAGGATATGCTCGGCCGCACGCCCGGCAACATTGTCGCCATCCGGCCCATGAAAGACGGCGTCATCGCCGACTTCAAGGTCACCGAGCGCATGCTCAACTACTTCATCCAGAAGGCGCACGGGCGCAAGATGCTCGTCCACCCGCGCATCGTCATCGGCGTTCCGAGCGAGATTACGCAGGTGGAAAAGCGCGCCGTCATTGATTCGGCCTACCGGGCCAAGGCGAGCGAAGTGCACCTGGTGGAGCAGGCCATGGTTGCGGCCATCGGCGCCGGGCTGCCGATTACCGAGCCCTCGGGCAACATGGTGGTGGATATCGGCGGCGGCACCACCGACGTCGCCGTGATCTCGCTCTCCGGCATCGTTTATTCCCGATCCGTGCGCGTCGCCGGCAACGAGATAGACGAAGCCATCATTCAGTACCTGAAGCGCAAGTATAACCTGCTCATCGGCGAGCGCACGGCCGAGCAGATCAAGATGCAGATCGGTTCCGCCTACCCCCTCGAAAAGCCGCTAACGATGGAGATCAAAGGGCGAAATCTGATTGAAGGCGTCCCGCGCACCATCACCATCGACGACAGCGAAATCCGCGAGTCGATCTCGGAGTGCGTGGCCACCATCCTCAACGCCATCCGCGTGGCGCTCGAGCGCACGCCGCCCGAACTGAGCGCAGATATCAGCGACCGCGGCATCGTGCTCACCGGCGGCGGCGCCATGCTGAAGAATCTCGACAAACGCATCCGGGAGGAGACCGGGCTGCCCGTCTCGATCGCTGAAGACCCGCTCGCCAGCGTCGTACTCGGCACCGGGCGGATGCTCACCGAGTTCAAGCTCCTTCGGCGGATTGCGATCGAGTAG
- a CDS encoding DUF898 family protein, which yields MPFCTACGHNVEGADQPCPRCRPDLLAARPFSFHGSGGALLKIYLVTFLLSIVTVGIYSFWGRAKARRYIAGSVEFLGDRFRYHGTGGEMLRGFVAAALILAILVGQMFLWMFALGEDRGAAIGTGVLVLASILLGPIATVGAWRYRLSRTSWREIRFSFHGRTGEFVWIFVKGFLLSVVTLMLYTPWFTADIHRFLVSNTRFGDARFQFDGHGRDLFKPFAIALLLAIPTLTISLYWFQIQQANYFFGHTTILGSRFQLNLTMVEFFGTFLGAYMIAVFTLFVGYPWAQCMVLRHVFSRLSLAGHLPLDQIHQSLSDASATGDMLGQLMDSGGLDISLGL from the coding sequence ATGCCGTTTTGCACAGCTTGCGGCCACAACGTGGAGGGAGCGGACCAGCCTTGCCCGCGCTGCCGTCCGGACCTGCTCGCCGCCCGGCCGTTTTCTTTTCACGGCTCCGGCGGAGCGCTGCTGAAGATCTACCTGGTGACGTTCCTGCTCTCGATCGTCACAGTGGGCATCTATTCGTTCTGGGGACGGGCGAAAGCGCGGAGGTACATCGCCGGATCCGTCGAGTTCCTGGGCGATCGGTTCCGCTACCACGGCACAGGCGGCGAGATGCTGCGCGGGTTCGTCGCGGCGGCGCTGATTCTGGCGATCCTGGTTGGACAGATGTTCCTGTGGATGTTCGCGCTCGGCGAGGACCGCGGCGCGGCTATCGGAACGGGTGTGCTGGTGCTGGCGAGCATCCTGCTGGGCCCCATCGCCACCGTGGGAGCGTGGCGCTACCGGCTCAGCCGAACTTCGTGGCGCGAGATCCGCTTCAGCTTTCACGGCCGTACGGGCGAGTTCGTTTGGATCTTCGTGAAGGGCTTCTTGCTTTCGGTTGTGACGTTGATGCTCTATACGCCCTGGTTCACCGCCGATATTCACCGCTTCCTCGTTTCGAACACGCGCTTCGGCGACGCGCGGTTCCAGTTCGACGGCCACGGGCGAGACTTGTTCAAACCGTTCGCCATCGCGCTGCTGCTGGCCATTCCCACGCTCACGATCAGCTTGTACTGGTTCCAGATTCAGCAAGCGAACTACTTTTTCGGCCACACGACGATTCTCGGGTCGCGCTTCCAACTCAACCTGACCATGGTGGAGTTCTTCGGAACGTTTCTCGGCGCGTACATGATCGCGGTGTTCACGCTGTTCGTCGGATATCCGTGGGCGCAGTGCATGGTGCTTCGCCACGTATTCAGCCGGCTGTCGCTCGCCGGACACCTCCCGCTCGATCAGATCCACCAGAGTCTCTCCGACGCCTCCGCCACCGGCGACATGCTGGGCCAGTTGATGGACTCGGGCGGTTTGGACATCTCGCTCGGACTCTGA